In the genome of Noviherbaspirillum saxi, the window CTGTCAAATTGGAACGCTCTTCCTACGCTTTCCGCCGCATTCCCCCTCTCTTTCCTCCGCCCCCCCGTCGCTGGGGGGTATGCGTGCGATTCCTGTCTTGATAATCGGCCTGAGTGCATTCCGGGTGGGGTTGGGCGTACGCGGAAAAGCCACTTTGCGGACCAACTTAATTACAAGAGGAAAGGGCGGGACAAAATGAATAAAAGGAGACACTCGATTGGCGGGATGCGCTTGCATCCGATTACCATGGCGGTCAGCATGGCATTCGTTGCGGCCGGCAATGCCGCTGCCTTCGAGATTGATACAGGCAATCCGGACGTTTCCGTTCGTTGGGACAACACGGTTCGCTACAACGCCGCTACGCGCGTTGGAGAAAGAGACAGCAGAATCGCCAATAACCAACTGTTCGATGAGGGCGACTTCATTTTTGACAAGGGCGATCTGGTGGCCAACCGCTTCGATCTGCTGACGGAACTCGACGTTGTCTACAAAAAGAATTTTGGTTTCCGCGTCAGCGCTGCAGGCTGGGCCGACGGCGCCTATGGCTCTGCCAGCAAGGCCAATCCCGCGCTGCCTGCTATCACAAACAGCTACATCAATCAGCAATTCAGCAACTACACCAAGCGCTTTTACAAAGGCCCGTCCGGCGAGATCCTTGACGCCTTCGTATTTGCCGGTTTCGATGCTGGCGACGTCCCTGTGAAACTGAAATTGGGTAGCCACACGGTGTTCTGGGGTGAGTCGCTATTCCTGGGCGGTGCGTTGCACAGTGTCTCCTATGCACAGAACCCGCTGGATCTGCAAAAGGGTTTCGCGACACCAGGCGTGGAAGCAAAAGAGCTGTTCCGTCCCCTCAATCAGATCTCCGGTCAGGCACAAGTGACCGATGACTTGTCAGTGTCCGCCCAGTACTTCCTGGAATGGGATTCTTACCGCTACCCTGAGGGTGGCACCTACCTCGGCCCGGCCGACTTCGGATTCAATGGCCCGGACCGCGTCTTTGCCGGACCGCCACTGAACGTCGTCACCCGCGCCAATCCGCTCGAGCCGAAGAATAGAGGCGAATTCGGCCTCGCCGCCCGCTGGTCGCCTGAGGCGCTCGACGGCACGGTTGGTTTTTATTATCGCAAGTTTGCCGACAAGCTCCCGCAGCCGCTCATCACCCAGCTTGCCCCCACGCCGCAATACAGGCTCGTCTATGCCGACGATGTCGATCTGTTCGGCGTTAGCCTGGCCAAGAACATCGGTGGTGTAAGCGTTGGTTCCGAGCTTTCCTATCGCCGCAATACACCGCTGAGCGCACGTCTTCTGGGTCCGGCGCCCGGTATTCCAGCGCAGGGCGAAACCAATGGTCCGCGTGGCGATACCTTTCACGGCCTTATCAATGTCCTGGGAACAGTTGCCAAGACACCGCTGTTCGACTCCGCCAGCTGGTCAGGCGAGTTGACCTGGGCCCATTGGGACAAGGTGCGTAGCGGTGCGTCACTGTTCAACGCAGAAGGACAAGGCTTTTTCTGCACCGTCAACATTCCGGGCGTTGGTGCAAGGGCAGGCAACAAGGACGACGGTTGCGCGACGAAGAACTTCTTCGGTATGGCCCTGGCCTTTACGCCGACCTGGTACCAGGTCATGCCTGGCGTAGACCTGTCGATGCCGATCACTTATTCGCGCGGCTTGAAGGGCAACGCGCCAACCATCTTCGGCGGTAACGAAGGCAACGGCAACTACAGCGTCGGCCTTGGCGCCGATATCTTTGCGAAGTATCGCGTTGACCTGAAATACATCGGCTATTACGGTCGCCTCAACACCTACGGCACCCCCACGGTGGTCAGCCAAAACGGCTTTTCGAGCGTGCTGCAGGATCGCGACTTCGTCAGCCTGACATTTAAAACTACCTTCTAGGAGACATAGATGCAATTCAAGAAGACAATACTGCTTGCCGCGCTCGCTGCGCTTGGCTCAGGCGCCACCAGCATCGCGTTTGCCGGCGTTTCGGCCGACGAAGCGAAGAAGCTGGGTACAAGCCTGACGGCCGTTGGCGCCGACAAGGCGGCTAGTGCGGACGGCGCGATCCCGGCTTACACAGGCGGCATGACCACGCCGCCGGCAGGGTTCAAGAACGGCGACGCCATCCGTCCTGACCCGTTTGCCAGCGAAAAACCCGTGTTCTCCATCGACGCGAAGAATGCGGACAAGTACGCGGGCAAACTCACCGAAGGCGCGAAGGCCCTGTTGAAGAAGAATGGGGACTACCGCATCGACGTGTACCCCACGCATCGCACCGTTGCTTTCCCCAAGTTCGTTGAGGAAAATACGGCCAAGTGCGCAGTAAGCGCCAAGGCGACCAACGACGGCCGCTCCATGGAAGGCTGCCACGCAGGCTTCCCGTTCCCGATTCCGAAGAGCGGATTCGAGGCAATGTGGAATCACCTGTTGCGCTTCAACTTCCCGTCGACCATCAAGTACCGCAACTGGAACGTGGATTCTTCGGGCCGGCCGATCATCTCCACCGAAGGCACCATTGTCCAGGAATTCCCATACTGGGATAAGGACAAGGCGGAATCGGGCATCTACTATCGCCAGCGCATCAACTACTCTGGACCTGCACGCCGTGCCGGCGAGGCGATGATGATCGTCGATCCGCTCGACTATGCGCAAAAGGATCGTCGCGCATGGCTGTACCTGCCGGGTCAGCGCCGCGTGAAGGTGGCGCCGGACCTCGGTCATGACACGCCGAATCCCGGTACCGCCGGCGCGAGCACGTTCGACAACACCTTCCTGTTCAATGGCTCGATGGATCGTTTCGAGTTCAAGCTGGTCGGCAAGAAGGACATGATCGTTCCGTACAACACCTACAAAATGGCTTATGCCTCCAAGGCGGAAGACCTGTTCAAGGCGAAGTTCCTGAACCCGGATATCGTTCGCTGGGAACAGCATCGCGTCTGGGTCGTCGAGGCGACCCTGCGCGAAGGCAAGCGCCACATCTACAACAAGCGCACGTTCTACCTGGATGAAGACTCCTGGGCAGTCGTTGCGTCGGACGAGTATGACGCACGTGGCCAGCTTTATCGCGCCGGCTTTGCGTATATCACGCCGTCCTATGAGGTACCGGCTCCGAGCCCCGATCTGCATGGCATCTACGACCTGGTCGCAGGCGTCTATTCGCTGATCGGTTATACCGCGGAAACCGGTGGCATTCGCCCGGGCAAGGCATTGGCCGATCGCGAGTGGTCACCCGACTCCCTGGCTGGCAGCGGCATCCGCTAATTGCGAGTCATGCGTAATCTACTGATGGCGGCAAATCTGGCCGCACTCGCCCTGGCGCTTCCCCTGGCTGCTTCGGCAGCCTCTTTCCAGGACGTGCTCGACACGCCCGCGAAAGAGAGCGCCTTGGCCACGAAGTCCCTGCTCAACGGTGTCGTCAGCGCTGGCAAGCGTGTGGTCGCCGTTGGCCAGCGGGGCCATATCGTGTACTCGGATGACGAGGGCAAGTCGTGGCGCCAGGCCGGCGTGCCGGTCAGTTCGGACCTGCTTGCGGTGACGTTTTCGTCGCCGCAAAAAGGCTGGGTTGTCGGCCATGACGGCGTGGTGCTGCACACCGCCGATGGCGGCGCAACCTGGGTCAAGCAACTGGATGGACGCAGCGCCGGCAAGCTCATGGCCTCGTTCTACGCAAAGCAGGCTGCGACGGGCGAACTCGGTTCGCCCGAGCAGTCGGCGGCGCTGTTCGATGAAGCCGAGCGTCTTGCCAGGCAGGGCGCAGAGAACCCCTTCCTCGACGTCTGGTTCGCCGATGACAACACGGGCTTTATCGTTGGTGCCTTTAACCTGATCTTCCGTACCGGCGACGGCGGCAAGAACTGGGAGCCCTGGTTCCATCGCACCGAGAATCCGACTCGCATGCACCTATATGCGGTCCGCCAGGTCGGCGGCGCGCTGTACATCAGCGGCGAGCAGGGACTCGTGCTCAAGCTCGACGAGGCGGGTAACCGCTTCGCGGCCATGGATACCGGCTACAAAGGGACCTACTTCGGCGTGAACGGCAGCAAGGACGCCGTCGTCGTTTTCGGCCTGCGCGGCAATGC includes:
- a CDS encoding DUF1329 domain-containing protein; its protein translation is MQFKKTILLAALAALGSGATSIAFAGVSADEAKKLGTSLTAVGADKAASADGAIPAYTGGMTTPPAGFKNGDAIRPDPFASEKPVFSIDAKNADKYAGKLTEGAKALLKKNGDYRIDVYPTHRTVAFPKFVEENTAKCAVSAKATNDGRSMEGCHAGFPFPIPKSGFEAMWNHLLRFNFPSTIKYRNWNVDSSGRPIISTEGTIVQEFPYWDKDKAESGIYYRQRINYSGPARRAGEAMMIVDPLDYAQKDRRAWLYLPGQRRVKVAPDLGHDTPNPGTAGASTFDNTFLFNGSMDRFEFKLVGKKDMIVPYNTYKMAYASKAEDLFKAKFLNPDIVRWEQHRVWVVEATLREGKRHIYNKRTFYLDEDSWAVVASDEYDARGQLYRAGFAYITPSYEVPAPSPDLHGIYDLVAGVYSLIGYTAETGGIRPGKALADREWSPDSLAGSGIR
- a CDS encoding DUF1302 domain-containing protein; its protein translation is MNKRRHSIGGMRLHPITMAVSMAFVAAGNAAAFEIDTGNPDVSVRWDNTVRYNAATRVGERDSRIANNQLFDEGDFIFDKGDLVANRFDLLTELDVVYKKNFGFRVSAAGWADGAYGSASKANPALPAITNSYINQQFSNYTKRFYKGPSGEILDAFVFAGFDAGDVPVKLKLGSHTVFWGESLFLGGALHSVSYAQNPLDLQKGFATPGVEAKELFRPLNQISGQAQVTDDLSVSAQYFLEWDSYRYPEGGTYLGPADFGFNGPDRVFAGPPLNVVTRANPLEPKNRGEFGLAARWSPEALDGTVGFYYRKFADKLPQPLITQLAPTPQYRLVYADDVDLFGVSLAKNIGGVSVGSELSYRRNTPLSARLLGPAPGIPAQGETNGPRGDTFHGLINVLGTVAKTPLFDSASWSGELTWAHWDKVRSGASLFNAEGQGFFCTVNIPGVGARAGNKDDGCATKNFFGMALAFTPTWYQVMPGVDLSMPITYSRGLKGNAPTIFGGNEGNGNYSVGLGADIFAKYRVDLKYIGYYGRLNTYGTPTVVSQNGFSSVLQDRDFVSLTFKTTF
- a CDS encoding WD40/YVTN/BNR-like repeat-containing protein, producing MRNLLMAANLAALALALPLAASAASFQDVLDTPAKESALATKSLLNGVVSAGKRVVAVGQRGHIVYSDDEGKSWRQAGVPVSSDLLAVTFSSPQKGWVVGHDGVVLHTADGGATWVKQLDGRSAGKLMASFYAKQAATGELGSPEQSAALFDEAERLARQGAENPFLDVWFADDNTGFIVGAFNLIFRTGDGGKNWEPWFHRTENPTRMHLYAVRQVGGALYISGEQGLVLKLDEAGNRFAAMDTGYKGTYFGVNGSKDAVVVFGLRGNAYRSIDGGKQWAKIETGLQDGITGATSCGDNRLILVSQSGRMLASDDAGEHFRPVKLDQPGPASAVACTSGDVVVIAGPRGVRAHAFNNK